The following are encoded in a window of Rhodomicrobium lacus genomic DNA:
- the ccoG gene encoding cytochrome c oxidase accessory protein CcoG, which produces MTDISTSITPAASPTPGRKRAEVSPPTQSTSMYKAREPIFPKLVHGKFRRIKWIFMAVSLGIYYLLPWLRWDRGPTLPDQAVLLDFAHQRLYIFGLEIWAQEFYYVTGLLIISALLLFLVTALAGRVWCGYACPQTVWTDLMIAVERIWQGDRNARMKLAKAPWSLDKTWRLAGTHVSWLLIGLATGGALVFYFADAPTLFMELVSFEAPAIAYIFIGIFTATTYVLGGLSREQVCTYMCPWPRIQGAMFDADSLLITYRGFRGEPRGPHKKGDTWEGRGDCIDCNQCVVACPAGIDIRNGAQLECIQCALCIDACDEIMTKVGRPTKLIAYDTYRNLEAEAHGKRAPIRLIRPRTILYAGLTALVGGLMLFGLSQKTIFEMNVVPDRNPLFVQLSDGSIRNGYEIRLLNKRRETRSFGLSVSVPEAKINVVGIDGENPPITVAPDDLRSIKVYVSVPREKAATLGATTPITITARDRDDGTETARETTFKGPGR; this is translated from the coding sequence ATGACCGACATCTCGACGTCCATCACTCCTGCTGCCAGCCCGACTCCGGGCAGGAAACGCGCCGAGGTGTCCCCCCCGACGCAGAGCACGTCCATGTACAAGGCGCGCGAGCCGATCTTTCCGAAGCTCGTGCACGGCAAGTTCCGCCGCATCAAGTGGATCTTCATGGCCGTATCGCTCGGCATCTATTACCTGCTGCCGTGGCTAAGGTGGGACCGCGGGCCGACGCTGCCCGATCAGGCGGTGCTACTCGATTTCGCCCATCAGCGGCTCTACATCTTCGGCCTCGAAATCTGGGCGCAGGAATTCTATTACGTCACGGGCCTCCTCATCATATCGGCGCTGCTGTTGTTTCTTGTGACGGCGCTGGCAGGGCGCGTCTGGTGCGGATACGCCTGCCCGCAGACGGTCTGGACCGATCTCATGATAGCGGTGGAGCGTATCTGGCAGGGCGACCGCAACGCGCGCATGAAGCTCGCAAAGGCGCCGTGGTCGCTCGACAAGACATGGCGGCTCGCGGGAACGCATGTATCCTGGCTTCTCATCGGCCTCGCCACCGGCGGCGCGCTCGTCTTCTATTTCGCCGATGCGCCGACGCTGTTCATGGAACTGGTGAGTTTCGAGGCTCCGGCGATCGCCTATATCTTCATCGGCATCTTTACCGCCACGACCTATGTGCTGGGCGGCTTATCGCGGGAGCAGGTCTGCACCTACATGTGCCCGTGGCCTCGCATTCAGGGCGCGATGTTCGACGCGGATTCGCTCCTCATCACCTATCGCGGCTTTCGCGGCGAGCCGCGCGGACCGCACAAGAAGGGCGACACATGGGAAGGGCGAGGCGACTGCATCGACTGCAATCAATGCGTGGTGGCGTGTCCTGCGGGCATCGACATCCGCAACGGCGCGCAGCTCGAATGCATCCAGTGCGCGCTTTGCATCGATGCCTGCGACGAGATCATGACCAAGGTCGGTCGCCCGACCAAGCTCATCGCCTACGACACCTACCGCAACCTTGAGGCGGAGGCGCACGGCAAACGCGCACCGATCCGCCTGATCCGCCCGCGCACGATCCTTTACGCCGGTCTGACAGCGCTCGTGGGTGGGCTGATGCTGTTCGGCCTGTCTCAGAAGACGATCTTCGAGATGAACGTCGTGCCGGATCGTAATCCGCTCTTCGTGCAACTCAGCGACGGCAGCATCCGCAACGGCTATGAGATACGCCTGCTCAACAAGCGGCGCGAAACGCGCAGCTTCGGCCTCTCCGTCAGCGTGCCCGAAGCGAAGATCAACGTCGTCGGCATCGACGGCGAAAACCCGCCTATCACGGTTGCGCCCGACGATTTGCGTTCGATCAAGGTCTATGTGAGCGTGCCACGGGAAAAAGCCGCCACGCTCGGCGCGACGACGCCCATAACCATTACCGCTCGTGACAGGGACGACGGGACCGAAACCGCTCGCGAGACGACATTCAAGGGGCCGGGACGATGA
- the ccoO gene encoding cytochrome-c oxidase, cbb3-type subunit II — translation MKLSHAPFEKYSLVLLVGILFVVSIGGLVEIAPLFYLKSTIEKVEGVRPYSPLELKGRDIYIREGCYACHSQMIRTLKDELERYGHYSLAAESMYDHPFQWGSKRTGPDLARVGGKYSDEWHVSHMTAPRSIVPESVMPGYPFLGKRTLDYNDIAERLKTLRAVGVPYTDEQIENAKLDIVAQTKPDTPEGGAVAARYPKAVVRKFDAKQGDVTELDALIAYLQVLGTLVDFAKYDASGPNLR, via the coding sequence ATGAAACTCAGTCACGCACCGTTCGAGAAATACTCTCTCGTTCTCCTCGTCGGCATTCTCTTCGTGGTCTCCATAGGCGGCCTCGTCGAGATCGCACCCCTGTTCTATCTGAAATCGACCATCGAAAAGGTGGAAGGGGTGCGGCCCTACTCGCCGCTCGAACTCAAGGGCCGCGACATCTACATCCGCGAGGGCTGCTACGCCTGCCACAGCCAGATGATCCGCACGCTCAAGGACGAACTGGAGCGCTACGGTCACTACAGCCTGGCGGCGGAAAGCATGTACGACCATCCCTTCCAGTGGGGCTCGAAGCGGACGGGGCCGGACCTCGCCCGCGTCGGCGGCAAATATTCGGACGAGTGGCATGTCTCGCACATGACCGCCCCTCGCTCGATCGTGCCGGAAAGCGTCATGCCGGGCTATCCCTTCCTCGGGAAACGCACGCTCGACTATAACGACATCGCTGAACGGCTGAAGACGCTTCGCGCAGTCGGCGTGCCCTACACCGACGAGCAGATCGAAAACGCGAAGCTCGACATCGTAGCGCAGACGAAACCCGACACTCCGGAAGGTGGCGCCGTTGCCGCGCGTTACCCGAAGGCCGTCGTCCGCAAGTTCGACGCCAAGCAGGGCGACGTGACGGAACTCGACGCGCTGATCGCGTACCTCCAGGTGCTCGGCACGCTCGTCGACTTCGCGAAGTACGATGCATCCGGCCCCAACCTGCGCTGA
- the ccoP gene encoding cytochrome-c oxidase, cbb3-type subunit III, whose protein sequence is MADKHEQTVDPHTGTATTGHEWDGIAELNTPLPRWWLWTFYACIIWSFAYWVAYPTWPLVSDYTKGILGYSERTNVTEALQAVRDSQAKLNEAIVKDSFADIKANPQLLNFAMAGGKVAFGDNCAACHGRGAQGAAGFPNLNDDNWLWGGTFDQILQTIQYGIRSGHPEARISQMPAFGVDGLLTPSQIDDTAEFVRSLSNLPHDGAAAERGKAVFQGDGACVTCHGDDGKGNPEVGAPNLTANIWLYGGTKEAIVTQITTGHGGVMPAWSGRLDPATIKKLAIYVHSLGGGQ, encoded by the coding sequence ATGGCCGATAAGCACGAGCAAACCGTAGACCCCCACACCGGGACCGCCACGACGGGGCACGAGTGGGACGGCATCGCCGAACTCAACACACCACTGCCGCGCTGGTGGCTGTGGACGTTCTACGCCTGCATCATCTGGTCGTTCGCCTATTGGGTCGCCTACCCGACATGGCCGCTCGTGTCCGACTACACCAAGGGCATTCTCGGCTACAGCGAGCGCACGAACGTCACGGAAGCCCTTCAGGCCGTGCGCGATAGTCAGGCGAAGTTGAACGAGGCGATCGTCAAGGACAGCTTCGCCGACATCAAGGCCAACCCGCAGCTTCTGAATTTCGCAATGGCGGGCGGCAAGGTCGCTTTCGGCGACAATTGCGCGGCGTGTCACGGGCGCGGCGCGCAGGGCGCCGCAGGGTTCCCGAACCTGAACGACGACAACTGGCTGTGGGGCGGCACGTTCGACCAGATCCTTCAGACGATCCAGTACGGCATCCGCAGCGGACATCCCGAGGCACGCATTTCCCAGATGCCCGCTTTCGGGGTTGACGGTCTCCTGACGCCTTCCCAGATCGACGATACGGCAGAGTTTGTCCGCTCGCTCTCGAACCTGCCGCATGATGGCGCGGCTGCCGAGCGCGGGAAGGCGGTCTTCCAGGGCGACGGCGCTTGCGTCACCTGCCACGGCGACGACGGCAAGGGCAACCCGGAGGTCGGCGCGCCGAACCTCACGGCGAATATCTGGCTCTACGGCGGCACGAAAGAAGCCATCGTGACCCAGATCACCACGGGCCACGGCGGCGTCATGCCGGCATGGTCGGGGCGTCTCGATCCGGCGACCATCAAGAAGCTTGCCATCTACGTGCATTCGCTCGGTGGCGGGCAGTAA
- a CDS encoding FixH family protein translates to MSTATTGERGGLKGKHVLLILLGFFGVMSSVNAVFVYMAISTKPGEATGASYEAGLRYNQTLAEAKAQAALGWHHKLELRGERLLVTMTDASGAPVAGLAISGHVERPASSEKSHGASFKEIDAGLYEADIKHVDTGKWILAFDAEKPWAGGTPAIYRVKERLWLEPSQQTH, encoded by the coding sequence ATGAGCACAGCGACGACGGGCGAACGCGGCGGCCTCAAGGGCAAGCACGTCCTCCTTATACTTCTCGGGTTTTTCGGGGTGATGTCTTCGGTGAATGCCGTGTTCGTCTATATGGCGATCTCGACGAAGCCGGGCGAGGCGACCGGCGCGAGCTACGAAGCAGGCTTGCGCTATAATCAGACGCTGGCCGAGGCGAAGGCGCAGGCCGCTCTCGGCTGGCATCACAAGCTCGAGCTGCGCGGCGAGCGCCTTCTCGTCACCATGACAGACGCGAGCGGCGCCCCCGTCGCAGGGCTAGCCATCTCCGGCCATGTCGAGCGCCCGGCATCGAGCGAAAAGAGCCACGGCGCTTCTTTCAAGGAGATCGACGCCGGACTCTACGAAGCGGACATCAAGCACGTTGACACGGGCAAATGGATCCTGGCGTTCGACGCCGAGAAGCCGTGGGCAGGCGGCACGCCCGCAATCTACCGCGTGAAGGAAAGACTATGGCTCGAACCATCGCAGCAGACGCACTAG
- the ccoN gene encoding cytochrome-c oxidase, cbb3-type subunit I, whose product MEVASTKTGGEALLDWGALVLTLGGLALGVFIALFSPDSVMQFHAVVFALFALAGTVFLAGKAFSGAASQPADFYADNVIKAATIATVFWGVAGFMLGDMIAWQLAFPALNFDLPWTNFGRLRPVHTSAVIFAFGGNALLATSMYVVQRTCKAKLFGGWLPWFVFWGYQLFLLMAASGYVLGITQGKEYAEPEWYVDLWLTIVWVAYLLVFLGTIMKRREPHIYVANWFYLAFIVTIAMLHIVNNLAVPVSFLGTKSYSAFSGVQDAMTQWWYGHNAVGFFLTAGFLGMMYYFVPKRAERPVYSYKLSIVHFWSLIFLYIWAGPHHLHYTALPDWAQTLGMTFSIMLWMPSWGGMINGLMTLSGAWDKLRTDPVIRFLVVSVAFYGMSTFEGPLMAIRSVNSLSHYTDWTVGHVHSGALGWVGMVSFGAIYCLVPWLWKRRGLYSQRLVEWHFWVATIGILLYITAMWVSGIMQGLMWRATDSLGVLQYSFVESVEAMHPYYIIRATGGLLYLTGGLIMAYNVFRTIRGDEPVDVADQPRIAAAPELRNPQTVPAV is encoded by the coding sequence ATGGAAGTTGCGAGCACTAAAACAGGAGGCGAAGCGCTTCTCGATTGGGGAGCGCTCGTCCTCACTCTCGGAGGGTTAGCCCTCGGCGTCTTTATAGCCCTTTTCTCGCCCGACAGCGTGATGCAGTTTCATGCCGTCGTCTTCGCGCTTTTTGCTCTGGCCGGAACCGTCTTCCTGGCGGGCAAGGCCTTTTCAGGCGCGGCGAGCCAACCGGCCGACTTCTATGCCGACAACGTCATCAAGGCGGCAACGATCGCGACGGTGTTCTGGGGCGTGGCGGGTTTCATGCTCGGCGACATGATCGCCTGGCAGCTCGCCTTCCCGGCGCTGAACTTCGACCTGCCCTGGACGAACTTCGGCCGCCTGCGCCCGGTTCACACCTCCGCGGTGATTTTCGCTTTCGGCGGCAACGCGCTGCTTGCCACCTCGATGTACGTGGTTCAGCGGACCTGCAAGGCGAAGCTCTTCGGCGGCTGGCTGCCCTGGTTCGTGTTCTGGGGTTACCAGCTGTTCCTGCTCATGGCGGCATCGGGCTACGTGCTCGGGATCACGCAGGGCAAGGAATACGCGGAACCGGAGTGGTATGTCGACCTGTGGCTCACCATCGTGTGGGTGGCGTATCTGCTCGTCTTCCTCGGCACGATCATGAAACGCCGGGAGCCGCACATCTACGTGGCGAACTGGTTCTACCTCGCCTTCATCGTCACCATCGCGATGCTGCACATCGTGAACAATCTCGCGGTGCCGGTGTCGTTCCTCGGAACGAAGAGCTATTCGGCCTTCTCCGGCGTGCAGGACGCCATGACGCAATGGTGGTACGGCCATAACGCGGTGGGCTTCTTCCTGACCGCGGGCTTCCTCGGCATGATGTATTACTTCGTGCCGAAGCGTGCCGAACGGCCCGTTTATTCCTACAAGCTTTCGATCGTTCACTTCTGGTCGCTGATCTTCCTCTATATATGGGCCGGTCCGCACCACCTCCACTACACGGCGCTGCCGGACTGGGCGCAGACGCTCGGCATGACCTTCTCGATCATGCTGTGGATGCCCTCGTGGGGCGGCATGATCAACGGCCTGATGACGCTGTCGGGCGCGTGGGACAAGCTGCGCACCGATCCGGTGATCCGTTTCCTCGTCGTGTCGGTCGCTTTCTATGGCATGTCGACTTTCGAAGGCCCGCTGATGGCCATCCGCTCCGTCAACTCGCTGTCGCACTACACCGACTGGACCGTCGGTCACGTGCATTCCGGCGCGCTCGGCTGGGTCGGCATGGTATCCTTTGGCGCGATCTACTGCCTCGTCCCGTGGCTTTGGAAGCGTCGGGGCCTGTATTCGCAGAGGCTCGTCGAGTGGCACTTCTGGGTCGCGACCATCGGCATCCTGCTTTACATCACCGCGATGTGGGTGTCCGGCATCATGCAGGGCCTGATGTGGCGGGCGACGGACTCGCTCGGTGTGCTGCAATACTCGTTCGTTGAAAGCGTCGAGGCGATGCACCCCTACTACATCATCCGCGCCACCGGCGGTCTCCTGTACCTCACCGGCGGTCTCATCATGGCCTACAATGTGTTCCGCACCATCCGCGGCGACGAACCGGTGGACGTGGCCGACCAGCCCAGGATCGCAGCCGCGCCTGAGCTTCGCAACCCGCAAACCGTTCCGGCCGTGTAG
- a CDS encoding cyclic nucleotide-binding domain-containing protein, with translation MLDHKIELLQQVPLFSGLSEELLEAIAAVGQKTFFEAGAELITEGQTGSTAYLIMTGKAGCPRIEGGELYVEDLWPGTLVGELGMLVETVHSVTVTAQERLRALAFSRDAFRATMEQHPELAQHISEKLLVRLHGLAADIRRVDSRLAEVEKAEKAA, from the coding sequence ATGCTCGACCATAAAATCGAGCTTTTACAGCAGGTTCCCCTCTTCAGTGGGCTTTCTGAAGAGCTTCTTGAAGCGATTGCGGCTGTCGGCCAGAAGACATTCTTCGAGGCAGGCGCCGAGCTTATTACCGAAGGCCAGACCGGCAGCACCGCTTACCTGATCATGACCGGAAAGGCTGGTTGCCCTCGCATTGAGGGTGGCGAGCTTTACGTCGAGGATCTGTGGCCCGGCACGCTTGTCGGCGAACTCGGCATGCTGGTGGAAACCGTTCATAGCGTGACCGTGACGGCGCAGGAGCGTCTGCGGGCGCTGGCATTCTCCCGCGATGCTTTCCGCGCGACGATGGAGCAGCACCCCGAACTGGCGCAGCACATCTCCGAAAAGCTGCTCGTTCGACTGCACGGACTTGCGGCTGACATCCGGCGCGTGGACAGCAGGCTTGCCGAAGTCGAGAAAGCCGAAAAGGCTGCATGA
- a CDS encoding cbb3-type cytochrome c oxidase subunit 3: protein MTYETVRSISAMTGLFVFVALFIAVLAFVFWPGNQKSFEEASRIPLDSDDFTSGGTNGR, encoded by the coding sequence ATGACTTACGAAACCGTTCGATCCATCTCGGCAATGACGGGGCTCTTTGTCTTCGTGGCGCTCTTCATCGCCGTGCTGGCCTTCGTTTTCTGGCCCGGCAACCAGAAGAGTTTCGAAGAAGCGAGCCGAATTCCGCTGGATTCAGACGACTTTACCTCCGGGGGCACCAATGGCCGATAA
- a CDS encoding heavy metal translocating P-type ATPase, whose protein sequence is MARTIAADALGVEFKNAQPEAASSPENIRAPSASRTITLAVEDMHCGGCMRKVETALLGVPGVAAARANLSARRATVIFDRGAGVGAVAPLVDALDKAGFKAAELAPETVDNEKNNPARPLLARLAVAGFAAANIMLLSVSVWSGKGGGAGDPTHALFHWLSAVIALPVVAYAGQPFFSSAWGVLKRGRVNMDVPISLAIWLSAIMSLYQTFRGTDQVYFDACVTLLFFLLIGRYLDQRVRVKARGAAENLIGLQSRWAHVIAQDGTVERLPSRLVEPGMRIAVAAGERFPADGVIASGTTTVDESLITGETTPRTAAVDAVVYAGSVNLGGPVEMEARAAESDTLLAQIGRLMATAEQARGRYVRLADRAARFYAPMVHSLALASFIGWMIAGAGWEHSLTIAIAVLIITCPCALALAVPAVQVAASARLFDKGILLKAPDGLERLAETDVAVFDKTGTLTAGIPSLANGDTIDDATLKAASALAAASRHPYAQAVAQAAKARFGAVSAAGGVEEKPGFGLRWATDGGEERLGSAAWCGLDDAQASSASLWYTRPGAAPVAFRFEDKLREDAAVTVDALTRAGYRVELLSGDRIEAVASAASAAHIADWRAGLKPDEKIARLDKLKAEGHRVLMVGDGLNDAPALAAAHASASPSSAADISQTASDAVFQGAKLSPVVELLATAKKARRMSFQNFAIAFGYNIVFVPLAIAGFVNPLVAAIAMSTSSILVTLNAVRLRTAKLEIKA, encoded by the coding sequence ATGGCTCGAACCATCGCAGCAGACGCACTAGGCGTCGAGTTCAAGAACGCGCAGCCAGAGGCGGCTTCATCGCCCGAGAACATCCGCGCGCCTTCAGCATCCCGCACGATCACGCTCGCAGTTGAAGACATGCATTGCGGCGGCTGCATGCGGAAGGTCGAGACCGCGCTTCTCGGCGTCCCCGGCGTGGCTGCAGCCCGCGCCAACCTTTCGGCCCGCCGGGCAACCGTAATCTTCGACCGGGGCGCGGGCGTGGGCGCGGTCGCCCCCCTCGTCGACGCGCTGGATAAGGCAGGCTTCAAGGCCGCCGAACTCGCCCCCGAAACAGTCGACAATGAAAAGAACAATCCCGCGCGTCCCCTCCTCGCGCGGCTGGCGGTGGCAGGTTTCGCCGCCGCCAACATCATGCTGCTTTCGGTGTCGGTGTGGTCCGGCAAGGGAGGCGGCGCAGGCGATCCGACGCACGCGCTGTTTCATTGGCTCTCGGCCGTGATCGCGCTGCCGGTGGTGGCCTATGCGGGGCAGCCGTTCTTCAGTTCGGCCTGGGGTGTGCTCAAGCGCGGCCGCGTGAACATGGACGTGCCGATCTCGCTTGCGATCTGGCTGTCCGCCATCATGAGCCTCTACCAGACGTTCCGGGGCACCGATCAGGTCTATTTCGACGCCTGCGTCACGCTGCTGTTCTTCCTGCTTATCGGCCGCTACCTCGATCAGCGGGTGCGCGTCAAGGCGCGCGGCGCGGCGGAAAACCTGATCGGCCTTCAGTCCCGATGGGCGCATGTCATCGCGCAGGACGGCACCGTCGAGCGGCTGCCTTCGCGGCTTGTCGAGCCGGGCATGCGCATCGCGGTTGCAGCGGGCGAGCGCTTCCCCGCCGATGGCGTGATCGCAAGCGGCACGACGACGGTCGACGAAAGCCTCATCACGGGCGAGACGACGCCGCGCACGGCAGCCGTCGACGCGGTCGTTTATGCTGGCTCCGTCAATCTCGGCGGGCCGGTGGAGATGGAGGCACGCGCCGCCGAAAGCGACACGCTCCTTGCGCAGATCGGGCGGCTCATGGCGACGGCGGAGCAGGCGCGCGGGCGTTATGTGCGCCTCGCGGACCGTGCCGCACGGTTCTATGCGCCGATGGTGCACAGCCTCGCGCTGGCTTCGTTCATCGGCTGGATGATCGCGGGCGCGGGCTGGGAACACTCGCTCACCATCGCGATTGCGGTGCTCATCATCACCTGTCCCTGCGCGCTGGCGCTTGCGGTGCCCGCCGTTCAGGTCGCGGCGTCCGCGCGTCTCTTCGACAAGGGCATTCTGCTGAAGGCGCCGGACGGCCTCGAACGGCTCGCTGAAACCGATGTGGCCGTGTTTGACAAGACCGGCACGCTGACGGCGGGCATTCCTTCGCTCGCGAACGGCGACACGATCGACGACGCAACGCTCAAGGCCGCATCTGCGCTCGCCGCCGCAAGCCGTCATCCTTACGCGCAAGCCGTGGCGCAGGCGGCAAAGGCACGCTTCGGCGCCGTGTCGGCGGCAGGCGGCGTGGAAGAAAAGCCGGGCTTCGGGCTGCGTTGGGCGACCGATGGCGGCGAGGAACGGCTCGGCTCGGCCGCCTGGTGCGGCTTGGACGACGCGCAAGCGTCATCGGCATCACTCTGGTATACGCGGCCCGGCGCGGCGCCGGTGGCCTTCCGCTTCGAGGACAAACTTCGCGAGGACGCCGCCGTTACCGTGGATGCGCTCACCCGCGCGGGCTATCGCGTGGAGCTTTTGTCCGGCGACCGCATCGAAGCCGTCGCCTCCGCAGCCTCCGCCGCGCACATCGCGGACTGGCGCGCGGGGCTGAAGCCCGACGAAAAGATTGCGCGTCTCGACAAGCTGAAGGCTGAGGGGCATCGCGTGCTCATGGTCGGCGACGGCCTGAACGACGCGCCCGCACTCGCGGCCGCGCACGCTTCCGCCTCGCCATCGAGCGCAGCCGACATCAGCCAGACGGCCTCTGACGCTGTGTTTCAAGGCGCGAAGCTCTCGCCGGTAGTCGAACTGCTCGCCACGGCGAAGAAGGCGCGGCGCATGTCATTCCAGAACTTCGCCATCGCCTTCGGCTACAATATCGTGTTCGTGCCGCTGGCCATCGCGGGCTTCGTGAACCCGCTCGTCGCAGCCATTGCAATGTCGACATCGTCCATCCTCGTCACGCTGAACGCGGTTCGGCTGCGTACCGCGAAACTGGAGATCAAGGCATGA
- a CDS encoding cyclic nucleotide-binding domain-containing protein, giving the protein MLDSNVELLRALPIFKGLGEKQLTAILEAGKKVYFEPGQLLTRKDGAGDCAYLVLSGSVRCAGFPGMGIQSEPIGAGALVGEMAMLVETVYPLTVEASERVRALALRRSRLTRVMQRDPSIARQLADNLLLRLRSFAKDLRDFELLLEKKDSAAPLPGPETVEAETQTDAFTKSDPRQPTRRFGGEK; this is encoded by the coding sequence ATGCTCGATTCCAATGTCGAGCTTCTTCGAGCACTGCCGATTTTCAAAGGCCTTGGGGAGAAGCAACTCACCGCGATTCTGGAAGCCGGGAAGAAGGTGTATTTCGAGCCCGGGCAGCTTCTGACAAGGAAAGACGGCGCGGGAGACTGCGCTTATCTTGTTCTGTCCGGCTCAGTGCGTTGCGCGGGCTTTCCGGGGATGGGTATCCAGAGTGAGCCGATCGGGGCGGGCGCTTTGGTGGGCGAGATGGCGATGCTCGTGGAAACCGTCTATCCGCTCACCGTCGAGGCTTCGGAACGCGTGCGCGCGCTTGCATTGCGGCGCAGCCGGCTGACGCGCGTCATGCAGCGCGACCCGAGCATTGCGCGCCAATTGGCCGACAATCTCCTTCTCAGACTGCGATCTTTCGCGAAGGATCTGCGCGATTTCGAACTGCTGCTCGAAAAGAAGGACAGTGCTGCGCCTCTGCCGGGACCGGAGACGGTCGAAGCGGAGACGCAAACCGACGCTTTCACTAAAAGCGACCCGCGCCAACCCACTCGCCGATTTGGCGGCGAGAAGTAG
- the ccoS gene encoding cbb3-type cytochrome oxidase assembly protein CcoS: protein MTSLAWLIPIALFLGALGLGGFIWALKSGQYEDLDGAAWRALEDDPPEKPQAGV, encoded by the coding sequence ATGACCTCGCTTGCGTGGCTGATCCCCATCGCCCTGTTTCTCGGCGCTCTTGGCCTTGGCGGGTTCATATGGGCGCTGAAGTCCGGCCAATATGAAGATCTCGACGGCGCCGCGTGGCGCGCGCTCGAAGACGATCCGCCGGAGAAGCCGCAGGCGGGCGTCTGA
- a CDS encoding response regulator transcription factor, with translation MSNTRNILVVDDDQDLALSLIEQLALHEEFNPQVVHSAAQAFTAVKGQHTDLVILDVGLPDMDGREACRILRKNGFKNPIIMLTGHDTDSDTILGLESGANDYITKPFRFAVLLARIRAQLRQHEHSEEAVFTIGEYTFRPSAKLLVDKKGAKVRLTEKETSILKYLYRAGEKVISRDVLLHEVWGYNAGVTTHTLETHIYRLRQKIEKDPSRAELLITEAGGYKLVP, from the coding sequence ATGAGCAACACGCGCAATATCCTGGTTGTCGACGATGATCAAGACCTTGCGCTGTCGTTGATCGAGCAACTGGCGCTTCATGAAGAGTTCAATCCGCAGGTCGTGCACAGCGCCGCGCAAGCTTTCACAGCAGTCAAGGGTCAGCATACGGATCTCGTGATCCTCGACGTGGGGTTGCCCGATATGGACGGCCGCGAGGCGTGCCGCATCCTTCGCAAGAACGGATTCAAAAATCCGATCATCATGCTGACGGGGCACGACACCGATTCGGACACGATTCTCGGCCTCGAGTCCGGCGCGAACGACTATATCACCAAGCCTTTCCGCTTCGCGGTACTTCTGGCCCGCATCCGCGCGCAGCTTCGCCAGCATGAGCATAGCGAGGAGGCGGTGTTCACCATCGGCGAATATACCTTCCGCCCGTCGGCGAAACTGCTCGTCGACAAGAAGGGGGCGAAGGTGCGGCTGACCGAAAAGGAAACGTCTATCCTCAAGTATCTGTACCGCGCGGGCGAAAAGGTCATCTCGCGCGATGTGCTCCTGCATGAAGTCTGGGGCTACAATGCGGGCGTCACCACGCACACGCTGGAGACCCACATCTACCGCCTTCGGCAGAAGATTGAAAAAGACCCGTCGCGGGCCGAACTGCTGATCACCGAGGCAGGCGGCTACAAGCTTGTGCCGTAA